The following proteins are co-located in the Haloarcula marismortui ATCC 43049 genome:
- a CDS encoding ArsA family ATPase, which translates to MEPFVFFGGKGGVGKTTVSCAYGVKSARSGLDTLVVSTDPAHSVSDVFDQQFGDEPAAVEGIDGLDAMEIDPETETQRHLDGIRNDLSEQVSAAMVNEINQQLEMAHQTPGAYESALFDRFVDVMRNADPYDRVVFDTSPTGSTLRLLGLPEFLEGWIDRLMHKREKSIDLFEKAAIGNNEPRRVMDGDPVLARLQDRKEFFEFASGALEADAAFFLVLNPDQLSVNETRRAIAEMRERDLSVRGLVANKLTPEPDPDEDGRGARYLRDRVATENERLQEVRETLDPPLVAEITTRTAEVKGDLLDDVAAELDVETDAEMPTFV; encoded by the coding sequence ATGGAGCCGTTCGTCTTCTTCGGCGGGAAGGGCGGGGTCGGCAAGACCACCGTCTCCTGTGCCTACGGCGTCAAATCCGCACGGTCGGGCCTCGACACGCTCGTCGTCTCAACGGACCCGGCCCACTCCGTCTCGGACGTGTTTGACCAGCAGTTTGGCGACGAGCCGGCTGCCGTCGAAGGTATCGACGGCCTTGACGCGATGGAGATCGACCCCGAAACCGAGACTCAGCGCCACCTCGACGGCATCCGCAACGACCTCTCCGAGCAGGTGTCGGCAGCGATGGTCAACGAAATCAACCAGCAGCTAGAGATGGCCCACCAGACGCCGGGGGCCTACGAGTCGGCGCTGTTCGACCGCTTCGTCGACGTGATGCGCAACGCCGACCCGTACGACCGGGTCGTCTTCGACACCTCGCCGACTGGCAGCACCCTTCGACTGCTCGGCCTGCCGGAGTTCCTCGAAGGATGGATCGACCGGCTGATGCACAAACGCGAAAAGAGCATCGACCTCTTCGAGAAGGCCGCCATCGGCAACAACGAGCCCCGGCGCGTGATGGACGGCGACCCGGTGCTCGCCCGCCTGCAGGACCGAAAGGAGTTCTTCGAGTTCGCCAGCGGCGCGCTGGAGGCCGACGCCGCCTTCTTCCTCGTGCTCAACCCCGACCAGCTCTCGGTCAACGAGACGCGGCGCGCCATCGCCGAGATGCGGGAGCGTGACCTCTCGGTTCGTGGCCTCGTCGCCAACAAACTCACGCCCGAGCCGGACCCCGACGAGGACGGCCGCGGGGCCCGGTATCTCCGAGACCGCGTCGCGACTGAGAACGAACGGCTACAGGAGGTCCGAGAGACGCTCGACCCGCCGCTGGTCGCGGAAATCACAACCCGCACGGCGGAGGTGAAAGGCGACCTGCTCGACGACGTCGCCGCCGAACTCGACGTCGAGACGGATGCCGAGATGCCGACGTTCGTCTGA
- a CDS encoding CobW family GTP-binding protein has protein sequence MRDTIPVTILSGSLGAGKTTLLNHLLTEAGDRDIAVLVNDMGTVNVDAELIAEGSELDVDDGVAELSNGCICCELQDDLETAVVRLADDRDFDALVVESSGISEPAPVARLFTTESRVAALYRVDTLVTVLDTRLFLDSFAGETPERRGSGEASADGDGDDTEADGADRPLSDLMVEQVELSNLVVLNKTDLCTDEEMDEAEELVRALQPDAETIRTTFSQVDPDRLFDRALFDQTEISDLPGWKRALAESGHGHGEGSHDHGGDSHETDAHEGDTGHGHDDHHHPEEVYGVTSFTYRRRRPFHPDRLAEVLQDLPSGVVRSKGTVWLAGSERRVVIGQAGPSIRAEAQGPWIASLPEVEQDMYRSNRPELDWHDEHGDRRTELVFIGTDYDESALRTALDDALVTDEEWTESESLTGPFPAEQGEEAVIRSP, from the coding sequence ATGCGCGACACAATTCCCGTCACGATTCTCTCCGGAAGCCTCGGGGCCGGGAAGACGACGCTACTGAACCATCTGCTGACTGAGGCCGGTGACCGCGACATCGCCGTCCTCGTCAACGACATGGGGACGGTAAACGTCGACGCGGAACTCATCGCCGAGGGGTCCGAACTCGACGTCGACGACGGGGTCGCGGAGCTGTCGAACGGCTGTATCTGCTGTGAACTGCAGGACGACCTCGAAACCGCAGTCGTCCGGCTGGCGGACGACCGTGACTTCGACGCGCTGGTCGTCGAGTCCTCTGGCATCTCCGAGCCAGCGCCCGTCGCGCGGCTGTTCACAACCGAATCGCGCGTGGCGGCGCTCTATCGCGTCGACACGCTCGTGACGGTACTCGACACCCGGCTGTTTCTCGACTCGTTCGCCGGCGAGACGCCGGAACGCCGCGGAAGCGGCGAAGCGAGTGCCGATGGAGACGGCGACGACACAGAAGCCGACGGAGCCGACCGCCCGCTTTCGGACCTCATGGTCGAACAGGTCGAACTCTCGAACCTCGTCGTGCTGAACAAAACGGACCTCTGTACGGACGAGGAAATGGACGAAGCCGAGGAACTGGTGCGGGCGCTCCAGCCCGACGCCGAGACCATCCGAACGACCTTCTCACAGGTTGACCCCGACCGGCTGTTCGACCGCGCACTGTTCGACCAGACCGAAATCAGCGACCTGCCGGGCTGGAAGCGAGCGCTGGCCGAAAGCGGGCACGGTCACGGTGAAGGCAGTCACGACCACGGCGGCGACAGCCACGAAACCGATGCCCACGAAGGCGACACTGGCCACGGACACGACGACCACCACCATCCCGAGGAGGTGTACGGGGTCACGTCCTTCACCTACCGCCGCCGCCGGCCGTTCCACCCCGACCGGCTCGCCGAGGTACTGCAGGACCTGCCGTCGGGCGTCGTCCGTTCGAAGGGGACCGTCTGGCTGGCGGGCAGCGAGCGACGGGTCGTCATCGGCCAGGCCGGTCCTTCGATACGGGCGGAAGCACAGGGACCATGGATTGCGAGTCTCCCCGAAGTCGAGCAGGATATGTACCGCTCGAACCGACCAGAGCTTGACTGGCACGACGAGCATGGCGATCGCCGGACGGAGCTGGTGTTCATCGGGACGGACTACGACGAAAGCGCCCTTCGGACGGCACTGGACGACGCGCTGGTGACAGACGAAGAATGGACGGAGAGTGAGTCACTCACTGGACCGTTCCCGGCGGAGCAGGGCGAGGAGGCGGTGATTCGGAGCCCCTAG